The following are encoded in a window of Candidatus Bathyarchaeota archaeon genomic DNA:
- a CDS encoding LSm family protein — MSEMTTQILQESIGKTVLVRLKGGKSLRGKLKGFDQHLNLVLDETEDTTDPENIKKLNILIVRGDNVVIISPPPR; from the coding sequence ATGAGCGAAATGACAACCCAAATCCTCCAAGAAAGCATAGGAAAAACAGTACTCGTACGCCTAAAAGGCGGAAAAAGCCTACGAGGAAAACTAAAAGGATTCGACCAACACCTAAACCTAGTCCTCGACGAAACAGAAGACACCACAGACCCTGAAAACATCAAAAAACTAAACATCCTAATCGTCCGAGGCGACAACGTGGTAATAATCTCGCCGCCTCCAAGGTGA
- a CDS encoding 50S ribosomal protein L37e: MGKGTASFGKHGRKLIHIKCRRCGRRAYNIKKKRCSACGYGVLAILKTYSWRTKTLQGKRTR; this comes from the coding sequence TTGGGAAAAGGCACCGCATCCTTCGGAAAACATGGAAGAAAACTTATACACATCAAATGTAGGAGATGCGGAAGAAGAGCCTATAACATAAAGAAAAAAAGATGCTCCGCATGCGGCTATGGAGTCTTAGCCATTCTGAAAACATATTCATGGCGCACCAAAACTCTTCAAGGTAAAAGAACAAGATGA